The stretch of DNA GCGTGCATTTTTCCAGCTGCgtctgtttctttttattttgaaagctCAACGTGATGATGAATTCTTGACCTCGTCTTAGGAAAAGATGAGTCTCTTTGCTTAGGTCACTGGTTCGGTGTTCCTTGTTGTTTTGTGAAACTTGAAGGTCACATCTTACAGTCTTGAGTCCTTGAGATCAAACATAAGTTAAAAAACTTTACTAGGTCTAATTTCCATAGATTTAAACAGTGATACTGTATAGATGTTCATAGATCTGCGTGGAAAAACCAGAAAAATTGCAAAGAAAACAAACCAGGTAAGCCTTCACGGGATTAGTTCTCTGTGACACTGTTCTCTCCTGTTGTCATCAACCTTAGGAGCTCCAGGATATGATGAGAAATACTAGTACTCACTGTTGCTCAGACTATATTTAATCATAATGCGGTAGGCCACCACCAATGATGCCAGACTCTAGGTGTGTAAACAGTGGTCTGTTAATATGGTCCATGGTTAGGATTGTTATGTGGTCTATATCAGAAATGCCCACTCACCTTGCACCATGTTTCCTGCGCCGAGGGCCGGTATATGGCAGTACTAGGCTGGAGTAACTGTCAGGCGATGGCCGCGCTCTGAGTGTAAAGGTTTCTGTGTATCCCTATCTCTCTCTTGCACTCGGCTATCTGTAACCACACTATGGGCTGTGTGGTTCTGTGTGACTGCCGAGGTCTGGGGTAGAAGGTGTGGCCCCCCTACTACTATTCATGCGTCAGAGGGGAATTCTCTCAAATTCACACTGAGCCTTAGAGATAAcaacatactgtatacagtgtcaAAGTTGTTGAGTAAGTAGAATCCAGACGTTAGGCGTTTGACCTGTCTCAAAGGGCACATTTCTTCTTTAATTCATACCGagctgtttttgtattttaaccaACACTCATAGCTTTTCAATACATTGTACCCAATGTAGAAGCATAATTGTAAGTATTACCTCTCTCCACTTTCCTCAGCGGGTGTAGGAAAAGGGTGTTATCATATACAAGAACATTGGTCACAAGGTTTGTGGAAGTTGTTGGTGCCTATGGGCAAAGTATGTCTGCCTAGCCTTGCTTAGCGGCTAGAACTGTATGGTTCATGTCCATGGTGCACAAAGGTGAGTAGGTTGGTGgtataaagttatatttatatatatatatatatatatatatatatatataatcatgcttATATTGCTAGAGTGATTTTGGTACAACCTTAGATCCCATCCTGACTCCTCAGCCTGAACAAAATATAAGCCAGCGGACACCTTCCCGCATCCTTGGATCCATAGGCTCTTTCTCCTATACGTGTTCAATGGCCATACACCTACTGCACATGCCCGGCTTAGCATACTATGTAGGCCTGCAGAGTCAAATGAAGGTTTGGCTTGGCCACATCTCGGCCCGTGCAACCTCTGTCACTATGCCTTTTAGTCTTTTCTGGCAGGAAACAAAGGGGTCAATAACAATAAGAACAAATTCTTACAGAAAATCATTCATTCTGTTGATTTTTGTAAGATTCCGTTAGAAAACACGGTATTCATACTTTGCAACATAGATTTATCTTTGTAACTGTGTAAATTCCATAATCGTTAACACACCCACTGCTTATTGCTTGGTCATGGTATACACATATGTATCTTACAGATAATAGATTCCAAATTGAAAATACCAAATTATTGGAGAGGCAGGGAGCTCAGGAATCTTTGAGTTTCATTGAGACATGGATGTCTCAGATTCTAGGGGAGTCTCTAGGGAACGAGATTTAGGGAGGCAAAATACGGTCCATGCATACACAGACCTATACAGACATTCCCTCACACGCATGTTTCATATGATTATAATCATACAGACTAATGCTGCGTCACACTTACAAGGTTTCCGCCCTTCCACCCTTTAGAAGTGTATCCCGCAGCTATTAAACTAGCAATTCCCGGCAACGTGCCTCCCTAAATTAGAAAAAAGTATTGGATCCCTACAGGGAAGCCAGATTTTTGTCCAAGGTTGGCAGAACcaagaagaaaatgaaagttttttttctgccccTCTTCTCCTTTAGTCAGTGTTTTGCTCGTATACAACCACCTAATTTCTTATACTTCGTTACTTACTACTGCCCAATTGCTTACATATATCTTCAAGTTGCCCTTTAGTGGAAACAGGGCAAGTGCTCCTTTTCGGCATTGCCTACAGAGACCCAGAGTTCTTTAGAACACGGAAAGGCCCATCGGACCATTGTATTGcacaatataataaaagttgGAGAAGCATGCATAAAACAGGTGGAGTATTCTCAAAAAGTAGTGCAGCATGGTTGGAAATGGATGGTGCATTAATGGGGACGCGTACTGGCAAAAATGTCCTCTTTGTCTCCTGGAGAACCCAATACTAGGCACGTGAGATCATGATTGTTAAGCAATAACTGCTCAGCCAGTAACACAGTAAACATGTTGATCCCAGAGAAGATTAAGTCTTTATTCAAAGTTAATAACATTTAACAGGTcaacacagaaatatatacagaGTCAAAAGGCCagctcccctcccccaccaaaaACCCAGATCATCAGATACTCAACTCCAATCTGGCATCTTCAGTCCCCTCAAAACAATATCCATCAACGCATACTGGATTGCGTTTTAAGTAAAAACTATATACCATATACAAAACCAGtggcaaaaatacacaaaagatGATCCGGCTCAAAGTACAATATACTGTTAGGTCTGAGATTGTATTGCCCAAAAAAGTCATATGTTCCTCATGAAAACTGTCTGTATATGTTAAGAATGACTAAAATAGCACCACAGTTTTTATTAACGTTGATAAAGAAAACTGCTAGCAAATTATAGAGATTTCTTAAAATATCAGGTGCATGGTGGGAAGTACTCTGTTCTAAGCCCAAGAGCCATGCaatgtaaacaaaacatttagcgACTATAATTAATTTAAGCCCCCATGCATGCTTCAAGAGAAAACCTTCCTAGTTTTATTAGATATTCTGAAAGCCACAACTCTAAAATTTAATCCAGCACCACCCATTACCTAATTATTGGTTATAAAGCagtagtttatatatttaacaaacagTGCGAATCTTTGCCATGACATCTGTGTTGCAATTTTTTCCATAACTTCTTAGAAAAAcctaaacacttttattttttaagtcacTTTATTTACAAATCGTAGCACATCACACACTCCtggtacaaaaaatattatgcgttaaaaaaaataaatgttgctgTTCCTGTGATCCAGCGTAATAACCGGTTAGATAAAGGCCAGAAAGTTTCCTTTTGTGAATGAGCCCTCACCACTAGGATAATGTGCAGCTTAACACACCCAGCTAATGCTAAAAGTTTTGTGTTCCTCCAAGAACTCAAGAAGCCTAGAACAGCCGTGTTTTATCTCTGTGTCTGCCCAAACAAGTCTATGATCAGGGTTTGACCAGCACGCTTTTGTACCCCTTGATGACTGTGACTTTGTCGCAGCTGAAGGCCACTTGTAGCTGTTTGAACCCTGCTTTGTAGGGAACAATTTGCAGCTCAAGAATTGATTTCTGTCTTGGATTTATGGATCCTATCctaaaatgaaacagaaaatgaataTGTCTATGAGGTGGTGAGCAAAGCTTTATCATTATGGCATGGTGGTGCTAGGAGAACACAACCTtaaacccaaaaaacaaattcaaCCCTTAATGCTACACCTCCTGAGGTACATTAATAATGAGTGCAGCTTCACACAGATTCAGTACAATACCCCTTTCAAGATATTGTATATATGCACAGAGTAAAATTACAACTATttatagtatatacagtataaaccCATCTGGTCACCATTCCTAGACCATGGGCTACATACATAGTCTCCTTGACCAATGCTTAATATAATTCTGTGAATCATCTTGGAGGGAGAATCTGTATGTCGCGTgttcataaatgaaaacatttaaataagcTATTAATATTTAGACGGCAAGCTCCATGAGACGGAGAGGCCTCCTGCTCTATAGCAAGCATAACACTGTAATGTTCAAATCAATATTATTTGTTAAGATCCACATTCTGCCATTTTTGTACATATACTTACTGTAATTTCATCTGACTTTTAAGCAAGCCACTGCCCTCAATGACTAGCAGACTGTTATGTATCTCTTCGTTTAGAGGATTGAAGAATGTTAGCTGCACCTTGCACGGTTTGTTTACTGTCGGTGATTCAACGAACTGGGGATAGAAAAGCAGACAAAATCCTCACTCTATAAATCATcgaaaatattttcttgggCATCTGTTGAAACATTTGATTGTTTTGTTGACTGTTCATAACCTGTTATTTCAATTAGTCATTTGTTCTTTCTTCCCTAATTCATGTCTTCTGCAATTTATGCATGTTCTCTGGTCGAAATTCCAGGTGGAGCTATTAGCTCCTGGGCTCCTCTTGCTTTTGGATCTGGACCCCTATGAATATTTTGTAGAATGTTTCCATATAGAAGCACTATACTGTGTGTTCCATCACAAAATATATAGAACCGTTGTGAGGCCTTGCAAAATTTATAATAGGCTGGCACATTTTAGGCACAGGTGCAGGTGTAGTTAAAGGCCTAGTGATGTAATAGCCCATATTACATTTGGCAGAAAACATGATCAAGGTAtgtaaaacactcaaaaaacacattagttgGCTTAAATCTTGCGATTCACTTCGTGAAGGAGACACATCTACCTTAATAGTTATTTATCAAGCCTAGTTTGGAAAAGGAAAGAGGACCCATTGCTTACAGCCCTCCACTCTCCATCTGCTACCAACCTCTAACTCTCAGTAAGCTTGACGACAACTCTGATTGTCAAGCTTACACATTCAGTCAAGGTCACACATTTGTAGCCAAGCTACACTTAAAAAACATAGTAGTTAACTACCCCAATATTCATGTCAGGATTTCTTTTGACATAACATTTTAGCGTTGAAGGCATCTCCTTACGTTGATGAGAATGTCCGGTACAGCCAGGTTAATATCTTTTTCCACCAACAGCTTCTCCCAGGTTAGATTCTGCTCCCCTACAGCAGTAACTCTGATCAAATTGTTTTCTTCGAGGAATTTTCCGTACTGTGCATAGGGGATTTTTAATGCAATCCACTTCTCTGCAAGGCATTAAACAAAGTGTTTTGCGTCATAAGATCACAAATACTCCTTCGGACCATACAGATACAGATTCTGTTGACTGTGCTTTATAACATTTGTTGTTTTAAAGATTTTCTTCAGAAAAGGCACCTGTTACACAGAGTTTTAGGTTTCCTGCTTCCCTATGTCCCATGAACTAAGATCTGATGCATGCTGAAGAAAACATGTGGGTTGCAGGAGAAGACTTTGATGTCGGCTGCAACCCTCAAAGGAACCAAGTTGGCAACCTGCCATTACCCTGCTAAAATCAGCCCTGATTCTATAGGTGCCCTGTATTCACTGTATTATTCACATTCAcatattttcccatttttataCATGGTTTAGCCATGATAAGGACTAGAAAAAAAGGTATGCAATCCCATGTTTGACTTTTACTGAATACTTTCAATAGAGCACTAATACACTCATCATATAATGAGTACTGAGATAAGCTCTATTATTTTGATAAGAATGACCAATcataatttatgaaaaatattaaatctcACCTTCTCTGGGCCCAAGCTCAACGTACATTGAATGTTTCCAGAACCTATGAGCTGCTGTGCCATTATGTTTTATCGACTGGGCGCTGAGGCATAACTTTAAGGTCTTGGCAACCGTCACCAAGTTTGCAGCTAGTAACAAGAGGCTGATGGTTTGTCCAAGCTGTGGAGACTCTGTTAATTTAAATTTCAAAAGTAATTTGGCGGCACTAAGTGGCGGATTATGTAGTTTATCCATGTCAAAGGTTCCATTTTCATGGGAGACTCCATTGGCAGGGAATCTGCTTGTATCGTCGGAATTGATGCTGCCATTGGAACGTAGCACTGGATGTTTACTTTGTAACCTGTACAAagctttttggaatatttttctttcttcaagtGTTCCTTCATCAAAAAAGAATGATATAGTTTACAATCCAAATATAGAAAGCAGAGAACAATGTATAGACATCTTAATTGCTAGTGGTTTCCCAACTATTTACATGCATCTACTATTCAAAAGATTTGTAGCTTTATTCACTAATCAAGTACAAATGGTTCCAGTGGTTATTTCCTAAAACAGCGTATCTGttccttgcttgttatgttttgcAACAACATTTTTTCTCACATCATTTTTGATGCCCCAAGTCAAATTGCTGCTTGATATTTTCTCAAAGATGGACACTAAGGAGGTATATTGCAATGTGGGTTCTCACAGTTTACACTTTGAAggattaacataaaaaaatatattaaacatatgtTAGAATTGTATTGTGCTTATCTTATTAACACACACTATTCAGACACACCCTCTGAACTATAAAAACCTCAATGAGAAGAACAAAATACGGCGTTCGGTTCTGAGAAGTCATTGAAGTGATCTGTTAGAAAAAAGGTGGAACTTTAAAGATGAGAGAATATTCACCTAGTAAATTTACTGTCTAGTTAAATGTTGTATTATCTACAAGCAAGCGGGTAGTAACACATAACTTACATCTGGAGTGTCTGCATGCCGCTTACCTGCATAGTGTGAAATGTCTCAGTACCATTATATTGATATTTCAAGCACAATGTTCTAGACAGAATGTTGTCCCTCACTGATATCACACACTTGTTAATGAcaagcatttttaaaaaaacatctggACTGTAATACGCAGGTTATGGAACTGGTAGAGTCTATAAATCTTTCTATTGTTCTCCTCCATGATCAGGTTTAATGTATTAAGGTGGTCACTGACCTAGGCCTGCCCCAGGACAGCTTACTTAACTGCCCTCAATCTGTTCCTCTTCTGTTATGGGAGGTAGGATGTAATgtcaatacctgggaactctctgggtttcatcAAGAGACTGTGGGCAAAGCTgtctggttctccaggtcactAAAGGAAATCTCCAGGTCGCTGGCACATCTCAATGTTGTGTGTCCTGCAACATCAGTGGGACGGCTCACCTCTTACCCCCATCCTGCAAGGGGGGCCCAGGGTATccggagccagaaagttcccaggtctgGTAATGCCATGTCCCAGTACTCCACCTCTTAAGCATATGCTTTGCAAACACCTCTTTAGTGCAAATGGGCCACTTGCAATGGAGATCTTTGATGAATTTGTATGAATTCATTAACATTGTGTTTATGTAAAAAAGGCTAGTAATGTCTAGAAACTGTGTTCTGTTTTGAACAAGATGTGTCATTCAGAAGAATTCAAATTGGGTTTGAACCCCTTTTCTTCAAAGCATTTTGTTTGTGGTCTTGTAAATTCAGAGGTTTTGATATCCTTTAGTGGGCAAGAATACTCACAGAATAAGATGTAGAATCAGATGGGCTTTCAATAGACCGTATATTTAGATGTACAGACATGACCTCTGAAGTCTCAATACATTATTTGTCTTTATATCTTATTATGTCAACATTGCTGGAAAATACTAGGGACGTTTTGCACGATCAACAAAGCAACAGCTGTTGTTTTCATAAATAGCAGCTAAAggcttgttttttatttaaatagtatttacCTTCTTCATATTTATAGTGATTAGTAACATCTTCACGCTGATCACTGCCAACGCTTTTGGTGCTGATGCAATTTCCAATCAAATGTGGGTCACAgaaatgcttttcttttctCGCCCCATACACTGTCCATGACACGCAATCTGCATTGACCATAGCGAACACGAATGGGGAGTCATAGTTGAGGTGGACCTCTCCCTCTTTGATGGCTTTAACTGAAGCAGGGCCACAGCAGTAGATTCCTGAAGAAAAATCATCGGcttcaaataatttatataacgTGATAGACAGATACCAAGACACACATGCTATATGCTGGAAGAGCCCAATGAGACAAATTGATATGAATAAATGGCATTCCCATCCATTTCACCCTTGCCCTATATATTTCTCCTTTGGTCCTTCTCCTATCCAGGCCCCACCCTtagtatatttaattaaaactgtAGCCCGTCTCTGAGATATAAATCCAACCTTGTTTACTGTCCCAATTATTACGTGTTCTCACCATCACTTGTTTCCTGGGGCGTTGGGTCTAGTACCTGCCACCCTCCATATCCTTGTGGCAAATCTCTCCTGGCCATCCAACACTCACACCACACATGGAAGTTCCTACAGGAGGAACCAATAACTCAGTAAGTCAAGAGGTTTGGTTGTCAAACATGCTCTCATGGACAACTGGCTGTCCAGTATTATGTTTGGAACGCAAATGAGATATTCTGAGATTCTTCACTTTTGATAGACCAGTTTGAAAACCACTGATTTCACTGCCTTTCTTTAACttacattaaaatgttcttatttATTACATGCTGATGGGTTGGaaccattaaaaataatgaggTTTTAAGGATTATGGTATGTAATTTAAGTGAATAAATGGTTATGGTTTAACcttcttaaacattttattgtatctTTGTATCTTACCAAATGCTGTCATTGCCTTTGTTGGGGAGTTTTTTGCCAGTTGTATCATAATATTCATCAATAACTAGGTTATTGCTTGTGTCGTGAGCTGAATCAAAATTTGTTATAACACGAGTGGGGATTCCTAAACTTCTCATGACTAGAAACAAAGAGGAAAACACAAGTCAGACATAATACATTGCACTTTTGGTAGATCCGTTTTTGGATACATGCCCGAAGATCTGGGTGTCTTAAAATAGTCAATCATAACAgtacacaaatacatttaatgtcACTCAATTTCTGGATTGGCAGGATGGAAACTTCCGATTTTTTATTGCCAAATTTGTAAATTCAagtattatttttcataatcaTTGAAATTAGGTAGAGAGTGCATCTCCCTGATGGTGATGCTTGTGGTAAAGACCCCCAAAGGCCCCCCCCAAATCTTTTGTTGAGGGTACACAAGAGAAAGATGTCCCTGCTT from Spea bombifrons isolate aSpeBom1 chromosome 13, aSpeBom1.2.pri, whole genome shotgun sequence encodes:
- the LOC128471269 gene encoding protein-glutamine gamma-glutamyltransferase 5-like codes for the protein MAQAIEISFSDFHTKKNNTEHRTEEISDRRLIVRRGQTFTISLRFKTRGFQKGDRIIFVAETGPWPDEASGTRAVFPLARTINKMTWSAALVDNSIDSMTIDMCSSPNAIIGQYTLKIQFTTGGKATTYQLGTFVILFNPWCENDDVYLENEGQRQEYVMNDYGFVYQGNHNWISPCAWNFGQFEDDILDIALKILDKNLNYLQDAFKDLSFRNSPVYISRVVCAMINSNDDDGVLQGNWSEDYSNGVCPSSWNGSTAILRQWYKSDCHPVKYGQCWVFAAVMCTVMRSLGIPTRVITNFDSAHDTSNNLVIDEYYDTTGKKLPNKGNDSIWNFHVWCECWMARRDLPQGYGGWQVLDPTPQETSDGIYCCGPASVKAIKEGEVHLNYDSPFVFAMVNADCVSWTVYGARKEKHFCDPHLIGNCISTKSVGSDQREDVTNHYKYEEGTLEERKIFQKALYRLQSKHPVLRSNGSINSDDTSRFPANGVSHENGTFDMDKLHNPPLSAAKLLLKFKLTESPQLGQTISLLLLAANLVTVAKTLKLCLSAQSIKHNGTAAHRFWKHSMYVELGPREEKWIALKIPYAQYGKFLEENNLIRVTAVGEQNLTWEKLLVEKDINLAVPDILINFVESPTVNKPCKVQLTFFNPLNEEIHNSLLVIEGSGLLKSQMKLQIGSINPRQKSILELQIVPYKAGFKQLQVAFSCDKVTVIKGYKSVLVKP